The Pedobacter roseus genome contains a region encoding:
- a CDS encoding SusC/RagA family TonB-linked outer membrane protein, with translation MEIFLHKKKPFLLASLILLFTVLVVPLKIFAQIEPPPLINSKLAGTVIDSLTKEPLPGVVVRIKGVTHVVSTDGDGKFVFVTGQKLPYTLILSSVGYETKEIVISTSPTTIRLKEVNSQLNDVVVVGYGTQTRKSLTGSVSTIAVDEVRAKPTATFAEQLQGKAPGLQVSTSTGVPGDGMFIRIRGTTSINASNDPLYVIDGVYVNSGSLQKITTQGQANNPLSDISPDDIESVTVLKDADATAIYGARAANGVILITTKRGKYNTAPKVSLSTYVGWAKAPKLWDLVTGPQHAELINEFYRNSNADAISIAAANGTAPATTYRFQPFRALTDNPTASPAPRGLPQDQNTYDRLNKAFRTGLLQNYDVSVSGGNDKTTYYIGGGLNKQEATLKTNDFRRGSFKVNIDQKINDYVKIGTSNILTQTYRTNARVGDGPQGGILQSALHTPTYLPEFNADGTPGKWAGFDNLDVLLNNTNMNSTSNRLISNLYGEVNITKDLTFKTSWSVDYNQYNEFQYWNSLTNLGIANKNLGTSSVSNNTIWTNEQTLNYNHVTGKHTFGALIGNSLQGSVSNQTLAQGTNFPNDSFQQIASAANTTSSASESKYTLSSFFARLNYNYGGKYYAVFSIRADGSSRFGANHQWGYFPSAGLAWRVKQENFLKDVAVISDLKLRGSIGVTGNQNGINDFASRGLWGAGANYQNNPGTVPSQLANPDLKWESTRQANIGFDLSFFKDRLTLSGDVYDKYTSNLLLNLPLASSKGFSSILTNAGEMTNKGLELNISSINLDGAFKWSTNFNISRNINKIEKLPTPVVATYAAERMVQGLSMYTFYVYNQLYVDPQTGNAVYEDADHNGVINANDIVPVGNALPKFNGGLTNNLSYKGFDLSVFFNFVYGNKVYNNNNYFLEGGGTRDANRAMDVYQLDRWQKPGDITNMPRLTAYGQNYTLSPTSRNIEDGSFLRLSNVTLGYNLPKDFIKKAGINSVRIYASGSNLWLWTKYKGPDPEINVSSSATVLGYDLGTPPVPRTFQIGANITF, from the coding sequence ATGGAAATATTTCTCCATAAGAAAAAACCATTCTTATTGGCCAGCCTTATTTTGCTCTTTACTGTGCTGGTCGTGCCACTTAAAATTTTTGCTCAGATTGAGCCGCCGCCACTCATCAATTCGAAGCTGGCAGGTACAGTAATCGATTCGCTAACCAAAGAGCCATTACCCGGTGTTGTAGTCCGCATTAAAGGCGTTACACACGTAGTTTCGACCGATGGAGACGGGAAATTTGTTTTTGTAACCGGCCAGAAATTACCCTATACCTTAATATTAAGTTCAGTTGGTTACGAAACCAAAGAAATTGTGATAAGTACAAGCCCTACTACTATTCGATTGAAAGAAGTAAACAGCCAGCTAAATGATGTTGTGGTAGTGGGTTATGGCACGCAGACCAGAAAATCTTTAACCGGTTCGGTTTCTACCATCGCCGTTGATGAAGTAAGGGCTAAACCAACCGCTACCTTTGCCGAGCAGCTACAGGGTAAAGCCCCGGGTTTGCAGGTAAGTACTTCTACAGGTGTTCCGGGCGATGGCATGTTTATCCGGATCCGTGGTACAACCTCGATCAACGCCAGTAACGATCCTTTATATGTAATTGATGGTGTTTATGTAAACAGCGGATCTTTACAAAAAATTACCACCCAGGGGCAGGCGAATAACCCACTGTCGGATATCAGTCCGGACGATATAGAGAGTGTTACCGTTTTAAAAGATGCTGATGCAACGGCCATTTACGGTGCTCGTGCAGCCAATGGGGTAATCCTGATTACCACCAAACGTGGCAAATACAATACAGCGCCAAAAGTAAGTTTAAGTACTTATGTGGGTTGGGCAAAAGCACCAAAATTGTGGGATCTGGTTACCGGACCACAACATGCCGAACTAATTAACGAATTTTACCGCAATTCAAACGCCGATGCCATCTCAATTGCTGCTGCAAATGGAACAGCTCCGGCTACTACTTACAGGTTCCAGCCTTTTAGGGCATTAACCGATAACCCTACTGCTTCGCCGGCGCCACGTGGTTTGCCACAGGATCAAAATACCTACGATCGTTTAAATAAAGCCTTCCGCACCGGACTGTTGCAAAACTATGATGTTTCTGTTTCAGGCGGTAACGATAAAACCACTTATTATATTGGTGGTGGTTTAAATAAACAGGAAGCTACCCTTAAAACAAACGATTTTAGAAGAGGAAGTTTCAAGGTAAATATTGATCAGAAAATCAACGATTATGTAAAAATTGGAACCAGTAATATCCTTACCCAAACCTACCGTACCAATGCACGTGTAGGGGATGGCCCACAGGGTGGGATTTTACAATCGGCTTTGCATACCCCAACTTATCTGCCAGAATTTAATGCTGATGGAACACCTGGTAAATGGGCCGGTTTTGATAACCTTGATGTGCTGCTGAACAATACGAATATGAACAGCACCAGTAACCGGTTGATCAGCAATTTGTATGGTGAAGTGAATATTACCAAAGATTTAACCTTTAAAACCAGCTGGAGTGTTGATTATAACCAGTATAACGAGTTTCAGTACTGGAACAGTTTAACCAACCTGGGTATTGCTAATAAAAATCTTGGTACTTCAAGTGTAAGCAATAACACCATCTGGACGAACGAGCAAACCTTAAATTATAACCATGTTACTGGTAAACATACTTTTGGTGCTTTAATCGGTAATTCGTTACAGGGATCGGTATCTAACCAAACCCTGGCGCAGGGTACCAATTTCCCGAACGATTCATTCCAGCAGATTGCTTCTGCCGCTAACACCACTTCATCTGCGTCTGAATCTAAATATACACTGTCGTCATTTTTTGCTCGTTTAAATTATAACTATGGTGGAAAATACTATGCGGTATTCAGTATTCGAGCCGATGGTTCTTCGCGTTTTGGTGCTAACCACCAGTGGGGATATTTCCCTTCTGCAGGTTTGGCCTGGCGTGTTAAACAGGAAAATTTCCTGAAAGATGTTGCCGTGATTTCGGATTTAAAACTCCGCGGAAGTATTGGCGTAACCGGAAACCAGAATGGGATCAACGATTTTGCCTCACGTGGTTTATGGGGCGCTGGTGCCAACTATCAGAACAATCCGGGTACGGTGCCATCGCAATTGGCCAATCCCGATCTGAAATGGGAAAGCACCCGTCAGGCCAATATTGGTTTTGATTTAAGTTTCTTTAAAGACCGGTTGACCTTAAGCGGTGATGTTTATGATAAATATACCAGCAACCTGTTGCTTAACCTGCCATTGGCCTCAAGTAAAGGATTTTCATCTATCCTGACCAATGCCGGTGAAATGACTAATAAAGGATTGGAGCTGAACATCAGCAGCATTAACCTGGATGGAGCGTTTAAATGGAGTACCAATTTCAATATTTCGCGTAACATCAATAAAATAGAGAAACTGCCTACACCAGTGGTTGCCACTTATGCTGCCGAACGCATGGTTCAGGGTTTATCGATGTACACTTTTTATGTATATAATCAGCTTTACGTTGATCCACAGACCGGAAATGCTGTTTACGAAGATGCCGATCATAATGGCGTAATCAACGCAAACGATATAGTTCCGGTAGGCAATGCATTGCCGAAATTTAATGGTGGTTTAACCAATAACCTCAGCTATAAAGGCTTCGATTTATCGGTGTTCTTCAATTTTGTGTATGGCAACAAGGTTTACAATAACAACAACTATTTTCTTGAAGGTGGCGGTACCCGCGATGCCAACAGGGCAATGGATGTATACCAGTTAGACCGCTGGCAGAAACCGGGCGATATTACCAATATGCCAAGACTAACCGCTTATGGACAAAACTATACACTGAGCCCAACCAGCCGTAACATAGAAGATGGATCTTTCCTTCGCCTGAGCAATGTAACCCTTGGTTATAACCTGCCGAAAGACTTTATCAAAAAAGCGGGAATAAATTCGGTAAGGATCTATGCAAGTGGCTCAAATCTTTGGTTGTGGACTAAATACAAAGGTCCGGATCCGGAAATCAATGTGTCTTCGTCGGCTACCGTACTCGGTTACGATTTAGGTACGCCACCTGTGCCACGTACTTTCCAGATAGGTGCAAACATTACTTTTTAA